The Polypterus senegalus isolate Bchr_013 chromosome 10, ASM1683550v1, whole genome shotgun sequence genomic interval GCGACGTGACATACTCGACCTGGCAAAATCAAATGGGTTTGATGTTCTCTTATTCCCTCTTTATGGTTTCTTAATCAAATTTAGAGCTTTTCCTTTCATGCATTTCTGTCttatttggtgtttaatgttttatattagtttGCAAGTCCATCGCAaggtaaacacacacaccaaacacacacacaagggccaacttagcaacaccaattcacctaacctgtccgtctttggactgtggaccacctggaggaaactcacacacatgcagggagaacatacaagacccacacagggaggacctgggacacgaACACTGGTCTCCTTATCGTGGGGCCgcagtgctactactgcaccaccacgacgcatgtattactattattattattattattattattagtcacaTACAGAACTGTCATCTGACTAGAGGTTAGGATGAAGGTTTCCTTTGAtcttaataaaaattacaaaacatcagtaaagtggttatgtTTGTCTATGCAATAcgaaataataaaatgattctCTGATACTATGACTTTCAATATTACTATTACATAATTGTTActtatattattttattctgCACTAATTAATTTCACCAGCATATCACAAGCTCCAAAAGAGTTATCAAAACCCGTACCCGTCTTCTTTGGGTTCCATGTTCCGCTTAATATAAAAGATCAGTAGGGTGACGGCCAGCAAAGCGATCACAGCCATGACAGCAGGAATGATGACGTGACTTTCCTTTTTTGATCCTGTTGTCAAAAAACACAACGACGCATTCATTTACTCCCCTCTCTTTATCACAAATagagcaaattttttttttactcgtaTGTAAATCTGATAGCATTTTTTGAAGTTACtgttaaaatgtaacatattaaaatattattaaaattgctataattaaataataaattaaaatgatataacaacaataacaacaacaacgtcatcattattattagtattaatacataattaaacaaatataattaaaaatattaagaatattataataatttacaAGGTGCCTattggcattattattattatttttattattattattattatccaccttaataaaaggataagtgtctgtgtgtctatcgctgtcattccaacagatggcacgtcacaaacattaacacttcttttatgaattccataacaaatggcataaaacagagacatacgTATTGTATGGTGcacaaatgttaacgctgagctCTACCTTGTTATTATTTAACTTTCCACCTGTCTTAGACAAGTGGCacagctagttattattattattattattattattattattattattattattattattagtagtagtagtagtagtagtagtagtagtagtagtacataattaaataataattatttaagttattattaacattaaaatCATTGCAATGTTGCCTgtcactgttattattatttaataataatagtagtattagtatatactgtaataccaCCAAAAGTCAcgagaaaagacaatttcccctcaggaattaatacagtgtaccaaataccaaatgattaaataattataattaaaatattttgtcaacaTTAGAATCATTGCAATaatgccattattattattattagtattattagtattagtagtagtagtacaaaATTAAGCAATTATGATTGAAGTTTGTCGACAGCTGACCTTCGCAGATGGTGTGTGCCATGACCGTGCTGTTCTCCGCGCTCACGTCATTCCTTGCCACGCAGGTGAACGGATCATTGAATTCTGTCTCCTCCAACTTGAGTGTCAGGCTGACGGGACTCTTTTTAATCCAAAGAATGTCACCTTTGTACCAGGACACGGACACCTGTGTTCCATTTTCCACTGAGCAGTTGAACGTGCAGCTGCCAATTTCGGATGAGACCAGGCTTATTTCAGGAGTCGACACGGGCGCTGCAAAAAGCCCATCCAAAAGTATTGAAATGAAGTAACGCTTTGACATCGGCACTATCTACAGtacacattttaattaaacaaatgcaaCCCTGGGATTCAGCGGTCAGGTccctttctgtgtggagttttcatgtttttccctgtgcttgaGTGGCTTTTCCTTCCAGCGCTCCCATTTCCCTCTCATTAATCAAAATGCAAGGCAGGTTAACTGTCAACTCAAAATTGTCCCTTGTGTTCTGTCAAAAGTAGTAAATGGAGCAGGCGATAAGACTGAATCATAAGTCAGAAAACAAGTGCAGGTTTACACTTATGATGGTGCTAAAACACTAACCAAAACGCGTAACCAATTAGCAGAAGTGCTGTAAGGCATCACAGGAATACTTTCAGATGGCATTTCACTCATTTGTGCCCATGTGGCACTGGTTTTTAAATCTTTGCTTTAATGACATTATAGAAAGACCCGAGTGATAAATGTGGGTAAAGCTTCCTCATTTAGTATTGTGAGTGTAATGGCAGTTTCAATGCaacccagtaaaaaaaaaaaaacagaaagcaatgtGGAGATACAGTAGGTGACCAATacacaaatcacaataaacacattTGAGGAACCAACCGGGTGTCCCTATTGGGAGGGATCCTGCACCCTTGTCTGTCCAGAAGGCCATGAGAAAGGAAGGTCAGCAGGGGATGGGCGCTAACATTAAGATGTTTGCTCTtacattttttgactttgattttggcaATTGGTATTCTTCCTGCTTGTTCTCTGACCTTTTATCAGTCCTTGACCACGTCTATGGCGGacaaatctttttgaatcactGTGTATACGGAACAGATCCATTAAAAAATATACACCATTACAAAACCGTTTTTGGGAGGAAGATCCTCCGAGAAATGTAAGCTTTATGGTATTGTCTAACAAACTGACACTTACCATATACTTCAATATCATAACGTTTAGGGTTAGGCTCCAGCTTATAAGTCCCAGTGTGATTGAGCCGAAGATCAGTAATTGTCAGTGAACGGTTAGCGCTGTCCACGTGTAGATGACCTCGGAATCCTTCTTCATAGATGTTAGTTAAGATGAAATGATGTATGCGTGCCACGGTGGAATAGCTGACACCTGGGCCAAATGTAAGAAGCACTGTTTCAGGAATTTTTTCTGGGAAGGTGAAGGAGTCACCCAGTTTCTTTTTCACTACTTGTTTGGTAGACTGGGATCGAGAAAACGCTCCTGTAATTCCAAGAGAAACAAACTAGTAACAATCACTTTAAACGTTTTTGTAATATAGCATCAACCAGAAGAATTCAATCCTTTAAATATAAAAGATATAAACTGTCCCAAGAAAGACATGGTGATGTGGACCTCCTTCTAATATCTTTATCTCAGACAGAAAGCCCACAGGATCAATTTTATCACTCAAaagttgatctttgatggctcatgagagttcacagagattctcatttatattttttaaagaatcaacattgtgacagatgtttctcctaaaattatTTAGGAAAAGTAGCTTTAGATAACAAAGAGATATGAGATACAACTGACGAAAAAAAAGGAGTCAAAATGGAGAATTTGGTTTGCAAAGCATGGCATATTTTGTGAGATCTGTTGTTTCTGGCCTTGTTTTAATCTCTGTCAAGACTTCATGATTTTTGTTGGACTGATGCCGTAAGCCAAGGTGACTCACAGCATCTGAGATGTGATCAGTTACACTCGTTTTGTTTCTCCAGTTGGAGGACAGGAagatgaaatgacttgctcatgatcCCCAACTgaccattagaacattagaataatcgaGACacctaacaaagctcgccagtcttatccacttatttctaccaaaaaaaaaacacaagttgaGCTTTgagagtccctaaagtcttaccacactacttggtagcttattccaagtgtctatcattctttgtgtaaactggactaattcccttcatcattctAAACACTTCATCATGTCacctcctaatcttcttttgcttaaactgtaaaggctcagctcttttaatctttcctcataactcatcccctgtagcccctgaatcagcccagttgctcttctctggactatttctaacgctgctatgtcctttttgtggcctggagaccataactgcacccagtactccagacgaggcctcaccagtgtgttataaagcttgagcagaacctcctgtgacttgcgctccacacgtcaaggcgctatataacctgacattctgtttcccttcttaatggcttctgaacactgtctggaatttgatagcatagagtccactgtgactcatAAAATCAAACATTGGAACAtttgaacactctagacgagaacaagccattcagcccaacaaagctcgccagtcccatcCGCTTATTTCATCCAAAAAacaatcaagtcgagttttgaaagtcccaaacgtcttattgtctaccacactactcggtcacttattccaagtgtctatcattctttgtgtaaagaaaaacttcctaatgttcttgatgaactcattttaaagtcaccgtctcgatccactggaataattcccttcataattttaaacacttcaatcatatctcctcttaatcttcttttgcttaaaccgtGTAGGCTCAGCTCaattaatctttcctcataattcatcaccTGTagacctgaatcagcctagttgctcttctctgggccttttctagtgctgctatgtcctttttgtagcctggagaccaaaactgcacacaggactccagatgaggcctcaccagtgtgttataaagcttgagcagaacctcccgtgacttgtactccacacatcaatgcgctatataacctgacattgagttagccttcttaatggcttctgaacactgtcaggaagtcaatATATCCTTACATCTATATAGTAGATAAGGTATACTCGATTTTCCAACCGACCATTGCGTATTCAAACCTagcattttacttcctatgtctaatggtgtcagtagtgggatttgaacagaTAACCCCAGGATTTGGAACCCAAAGTCTTAACTACTCTGCCACACTACCTCCCTTTTTGTCTAGAATGAGTCTGATCTTATTGCAGCACAACAATATAAATGAGGGCAACTAATAGTATTACTCAGAAGCAAGGACCTACAGCTTTGTAATCCTAGTATAGTGTTTTATTACTACTGTCCGTACATCTCATTGCATATTACtgagcagataaggcaaaagaaccCTTAAATGTTAAGAGGGTACTTGTCAGATCTGAGCCCAatgtgtgactttgctgaaatctctgctgaaactcaagaggagaccctCATGAGAATGCCAGGGTGAAGTATTCAGGagaaaaaatctgagaagcaggacATCAAAgaacatgtctccattttatttctttcccaTCTCATTGTTGCTTATGAGAAACCTAAAAGAtgttaaggagatctctttttttatttttcattcctatgggatGATATCAGTATGACACCACCAGTTTAAGAGTCTGTCTGGGAACCAGAAGAAGACCCCATTCCCAACCTCCTCTTGTTAAAGCCAGCCACTAATGCAACATGGAGTCCATAAACACCCTATTGtgtcttttttatatttgatttcatTATTTCCACGTCAGTAGTAACTTGAAGATTTTACAcaactatgtgaatttccctttaaaGTACCCAGACAACTTcactgttttcatattttgttctgtttcaggcttgtgctaaaatcatttaaattcattactcccgacatcaagcaacactcaccaccccataatgaaaagtaaaagcaagatTTTTGgaaattcaataataataataattattaaaaactgaaatatcgcaATAACCCTGTTATTCAGACACTATCCTTAATTTACTTATTGGTGATGAAGCGTCAAGCTTCACATATATCTgctttggggattttctgccattcttctcgcCTGATCTTCTCAAGTTAAGTCAGGATGGATGAAGACCATTGCTACACAGATATGTTCAGGTCTCACCAGAGATGTTCAATGGGATTCAACTCTTCACTTTGACAACTCTCGGACATTCACAGATCTGTCCTTAAGTGTTGCAAGTGCTGCCTGCTTTCCTCCAGACAGAATGCTAATCTTGGTTTGATCAGACCAGAGCATCTTGCTTCCTCGCATTCTGAGAGTACTGTGCAAATTCCAAGTGgacatttttgtgtcttttactgaggagaggcttctgtctgaccACTcttgtcataaagcccagattagtggcATGTTGTAGTAATGGCAGCCTGGTAGCCCTTCTCGAAGTTTTCTTATCTCCACagaggttctctggagctcaatCAGAATGACCGTTGAGTTCTTGCTTTCCTCTTTTACCATAACTCTCCTTCCATGATTGTTCAGTTTCACTAGCTGGTAAGCAACAGGAAGAGCCATGGTTAGTTCAAAGTTCTTCacctggtgacatggatcgtggactatcttacagacagacctcagtatgtgcgtctcgggaactgcaggtctggcattgtggtcagcaacaaagGAGTGccgcaggagactgtactttctccggttctgttcagTCAACATACATCACctttccaatatgactcggagtcatgccatgtgcaaaagttcgctgacgacactgctatcatgggctgcatcttgagtgggcaggaggaggagtataggaacctaatcaaggactttgtaaatggtgtgactcaaaccacttacacctgaacaccagcaagaccaaggagctggtgatggattttaggagacccaggcccctcatggaccccgtgatcatcagagttgactgtgtgcagagggtacagacctataaatacctgggagtgcagctggatgataaactggactggactgccaatactgatgctctgtgcaagagaggacagagcagactatacttctttagaaagctggcgtccttcaacatgtgcaataagatgctgcagatgttctatcagacggttgtcgTGACtgctctcttctacgcggtggtgtgctggggaggcagcataaagaagagggacgcctcacacctggacaaactggtgaggaaggcaggctctattgtagacacggagctggacagtttgacatccgtggcagaacgacgggcgctgagcaggctcctgacaatcatggagaatccactgcatccactgaacaggatcatctccaggcagaggagcagcttcagcgacagactgctgtcaccgtcctgctccactgacagactgaggagaccccatactatgcgacgcttcaattccacccgaggggggtaaacattaatattatacaaagttattgtctggtatacctgcattattatcacactttaattgaatattgttttttgtcagtattctgctgcttggagtatgtaaatttccccttgggattaataaagtatctatctatctatctatctatctatattgatATGTATATACGAATCAACTAAGAAAATTGTCCAGCAGGCAATGCCTGAGAACAAGTACATGGTGCACTGGTATACGCAGCACACAAAATTAGAAAGAACAACATGCAATAtcaacaaattaataataataataataataataataataataataataataataataataataaagcacttACCGTAAAGGAGATAAAGAAGTAGTCCATGTAATGGTGATTTCATGTTAATTCTGTTTTATTCAGTCAGATGCACGCAGCCCGTCGTAGTTTCTAGTCTGACCTTCAAGTCACATCCTGACCTCTTGAGGTTCGCAGTCCGAGCCAGGAAGCTGTAGAGCATTGTGCcgcctagtttgtgtgtgtgtgtgtgtgttagggttCTTGTGCTATTTCAGTTTCCTTTTAGACTGATGGGCAAAGTATATGTTTGTAAGTTTGTAAGTGCAGTccagcactcttaaaaataacggttCTTTAATCTATCTCCTTCTCTATGCCATCCATTGGTTATTCACAGGATGATTTCCACAAAGACTTCTGGGTTAAAGGTCAGCCTCTGAAAGCTCCAGGTCCATCCAAACAGGACTTACTGTGGTGAACTATGGGGTGGTGGTTGGGTGGGGGTCCCATTTCCGCTCATAaggcacatttttttctgtttgttggtTGTAAATTTAATTGAGCAACGAAGCTACTGATCTTAACGTTGACCTTTAGGTACCAAATGGGAAGTTGTTGCAACACaaatattttcttcttaatttggTAAAATCTGAGAGCAAAACAGACAGaaggtgtggtgtggtgtggtttCCGCACTGCATCGACAGCTCAAGTGTCCTGTCAGACCACAGAAGTCTAATCGACCTTGTAGATATGATAGCCATGAGCCTTGTCTTCAACAAAGGCCCTCCTACTAAGTAAGATAACAGCTTATTGAAATGAAAGTTGCTGattaaaaataagcataaaataaCAGTTCCCATTTAGTGCCACATTTGTGTAATTATAGGCCTTTAATGACTGGGACTGTAAAGTAAAAAGTAGATAGTATTTTTTAATAAGGAAAGACAGAGAACATTTGTGTAGTatcttaaagttttattttgccacATGTTCTTAATAATATAGTGGCTAAGACTTTGGGCTTCAAACCTTAAGGCTGTGTGTCCAAATCCCACTACCGACACCAATGTGTGACCACCAGAAAGTCATTTTACCTGTCTGGGCTCCaattagcaaaacaaaagaaatgtaaccaatcgtatctcaaatgttgtaagtcacctggATAAAGTTGTCagtccaataataaataaaaatatgaagtcttgaaagagacgCAAACAAGACTGGAAATGGATCTCACCAAATATCTCaggcttttcaaaccaaattctcagttTGGACTCCATTGACCTCAGTTGccttaaagccttaaataatctcgctccatcttatatatcggaatgtctgacacgttatattccaaatcgtagccttagatcttcaaatgagtgtctccttataattccaaaagctaaacttaaaagaagtggtgaaggcggccttctgctgttatgcacctaaaatctggaatagcctgccaataggaattcgccaggcaaatacagtagagcactttaaaacactgctgaaaacacattactttaacatggccttctcataacttcactttaacttaatactgatactctgtatgttcaattcttcataataactattcacagtggctccaaaatccataatgacccctactctctcttctgtttctttttccagtttctttgtggtggcggcctgcgccaccaccacctactcaaagcatcaggatgcaccaacattgatggactgaaagccagaagtctacgtgaccatcatcatcaggtccttccatgaaaacgctaaatacaaagaggactgtttgacttatgttaggtagattgcccagaggggactgggcggtctcttggtctggaacccctacagattttatttttttctccagcctttggagttttttttgttttttctgtccaccctggccatcggaccttactcttattctatgttaattaatgttgacttatgtttattttttattgtgtcttctatttttctattcattttgtaaagcactttgagctacattttttgtatgaatatgtgctatataaaaaaatgttgattgattgattgattgattgattgagttgtATCTCATGTCTGCTTTTTGCCTAAAGCTGTTTCCCCTGAGAAATTGTCGGAGAGACATCTGTGAtaaaagttgattcttaaataaaacacacatgagAATTTCTGTGAAGTCTcctgagccatcaaagatcaacattTGAGTGGGAAATTTTTCCTATGGGAATGGCATTTTTGTCAtactcattttactttgttttttattttgggaataaTTATccttaatacataaatacatatattacttTTGTTCTCCTGCTAGTTCTGATTACTCTGTCAAATTGCCTAACTGAATTATAGCACCTGACAGTGTGGTAAGAATGTTGGATTTGGGGACATTTTGTTAAGATGagcataataaagagtataaagtgATGTGCTAATGTGAAACCTGTAAACCACTGCATGGTGTCGGCCatttcataaaaatgaattttgggGAGGCACTGAAAAGCTGCAGTGAGTCTGCCATCTGATATGGTGACAGGAAGCCCTGCTGCTGCTGCGTATGAAAATGACCGATCGTCATATAGACGATATAGACATCTGAATGACTCCATTGTAAATACTGACTGATATTcaaatcacacggtgccaaaaCAGATTCACTTGTAATGTAGTGTTTGTTATCATAAACTGTTCTTTCTTACTGGCAAGTGACATTAGAGTTAGGATATATAAATtagaataattacaaaatatttaggGCAATCTGCTGTCATTACATGCACTTAAATGAACGTGGGATTTTGCTGTATTTTGACAACATCGACATGCAGGGCTTTCCTTTTATTTAACTCTCTCTGTTTCAGCGCCTCCTGGCTGTTTTCTCTCCATTGTCTCCATCCAGACAACATTCTGTACTATGTGCAGTTTAGAAAAAACTAATTCTGGGGGATCACAACCCAAATGAGTTAAAAGATAGGCCAGGCCATTGGGATTTCTCACGACCCTCCAGATGGCCAGTCTGGAAATGGTCGAAGTCAAAGGTCTGGTGTGCCAAACTCAATGCCCTACACTGattaagtaacattttttttttattacatttttgtcaatattgcattgaattttgattttgtgtttggactttcatcgtgacaacgtcCATGGGAGAAGTTCCTTCCTGTCTCTTCAATAAAtgaaccgactttttcgaatgtttgtctctgtgatttgttaattgtcttcgcaaaatctattctaatgggaaactgtaaatgttttaatacgaatggcatatcaagatcttctttggtgtctaatgttatcccctgaagatgtactacattacctttcttggatacatccttctttcaacagtaattcagcctgtggaagaccggatggtgctaacggttgtagatattctacgggatattgtaagttgatgttttccgcacgatcaccaccaactgtttcagcagtctattgatacacatttaaccaacttgccgtgtaactgatcaacaattttcacgttaattcatttgacttcattgtttttcGGTGCTAGGGTTGCCCgtatactcatttcttctgttgataaaccctttgggatgaaattcttcaataagatttggacataatatgtcttctttaattgggaacttaaagtgaggaaaatgtaaaaatttataagagctgagaaagcagaaactgtgtctgtcaaaagaattgacacgaatgagaggtgagaggccCGGAGATGTGGttaaatatggttgagaggagggtgggacttgaaaaaatctcatggccaaagtctcgactCATCTTgtt includes:
- the LOC120536315 gene encoding uncharacterized protein LOC120536315 — translated: MKSPLHGLLLYLLYGAFSRSQSTKQVVKKKLGDSFTFPEKIPETVLLTFGPGVSYSTVARIHHFILTNIYEEGFRGHLHVDSANRSLTITDLRLNHTGTYKLEPNPKRYDIEVYAPVSTPEISLVSSEIGSCTFNCSVENGTQVSVSWYKGDILWIKKSPVSLTLKLEETEFNDPFTCVARNDVSAENSTVMAHTICEGSKKESHVIIPAVMAVIALLAVTLLIFYIKRNMEPKEDGTNYNLGKVENDGEDASV